In Paracoccaceae bacterium Fryx2, a single genomic region encodes these proteins:
- a CDS encoding ABC transporter permease subunit, whose translation MTRRSGLWLGLLAFSLALAALSARLPGWALLPPEALQVDLAGALSAGMTWLVERATFGLFTVKEATRAFAAMLEAPYDAARILLVDGITEGRGRRAETIVPPLSWIAVTAAAVALGIHARSLALGLGVGALFLYLAVFGQWASAMVTLASIAIAVPIGVAGGLCLGIMAWAWRPFDRLLSPVLDLMQTVPTFAYLVPILFLYGFGPVAALIATVIYAMPPMVRITTLALRAIPAEIVEFSVMVGCTPLQRLRRVLLPAALPDLMVGVNQVIMLSLNMVIIASMIGAGGLGFDVLNALRRLDIGAGVEAGLAITALAVALDRLSQALAERSGLRSVVRGNLLQRHPKTVAVLAVIVLTGLAGLVWPWVQTYPQAAELSTRAFWSDLVRHINVNYFDQLEAVKTFLLVNLLLPVKRFLLALPWVWVVGLVVLAGWQLGRARLALLCLCLSLFIVTTGLWEQAMTTLYLCGVSVVIATLIGLPLGVLAASNATAGRVIGGFIDTLQTLPSFVYLIPVVMLFRVGDFSAMIAVVLYALAPAVRYVAHGLRSLPPELAEAGVVCGCTRWQVLTRIRLPMALPDILLGLNQTILLALSMLVITALVGTRDLGQEVYIALTRADTGAGFVAGVSVAAIAIIADRLIAAGAARAKARLGLEGAT comes from the coding sequence ATGACGCGGCGCTCCGGCCTCTGGCTGGGGTTGCTGGCGTTCAGCCTTGCGCTGGCGGCGCTGTCGGCGCGGCTGCCGGGCTGGGCGCTGCTGCCGCCAGAGGCGTTGCAGGTCGATCTGGCGGGGGCGCTGAGTGCCGGGATGACCTGGCTGGTGGAACGCGCCACCTTCGGACTCTTCACCGTGAAGGAAGCGACACGCGCCTTTGCCGCGATGCTGGAGGCGCCATATGACGCCGCCCGAATCCTGCTCGTCGACGGCATCACCGAAGGCCGGGGGCGGCGGGCGGAAACCATCGTGCCGCCGCTGTCGTGGATAGCGGTCACGGCGGCTGCGGTGGCGCTGGGCATCCATGCCCGCAGTCTGGCGTTGGGGCTGGGGGTCGGGGCGCTGTTCCTTTACCTCGCGGTGTTCGGGCAATGGGCAAGTGCCATGGTCACGCTGGCCTCGATCGCCATCGCGGTGCCGATCGGGGTGGCGGGCGGATTGTGCCTTGGCATCATGGCCTGGGCGTGGCGGCCCTTCGACCGGCTGCTGTCGCCGGTGCTCGACCTGATGCAGACGGTGCCGACCTTCGCCTATCTGGTGCCGATCCTGTTTCTCTACGGCTTCGGCCCGGTGGCGGCGCTGATCGCCACGGTGATCTATGCCATGCCGCCGATGGTTCGCATCACCACGCTGGCCTTGCGCGCGATTCCGGCCGAGATCGTCGAATTTTCCGTGATGGTCGGCTGCACGCCGCTGCAACGCCTGCGCCGGGTGCTGCTGCCCGCCGCGCTGCCCGACCTGATGGTGGGGGTCAATCAGGTGATCATGCTGAGCCTGAACATGGTGATCATCGCCTCGATGATCGGTGCGGGCGGGCTGGGGTTCGACGTGCTGAACGCGCTGCGCCGGCTCGACATCGGCGCGGGCGTCGAGGCGGGGCTGGCGATCACCGCCCTTGCCGTGGCGCTGGACCGGCTGAGCCAGGCATTGGCCGAACGCAGCGGGTTGCGTTCCGTGGTGCGGGGCAACCTGTTGCAGCGGCACCCCAAGACCGTGGCGGTGCTGGCGGTGATCGTGCTGACCGGCCTTGCGGGGCTGGTCTGGCCCTGGGTGCAGACCTACCCGCAGGCGGCCGAGCTTTCGACCAGGGCGTTCTGGTCCGATCTGGTGAGGCACATCAACGTCAACTACTTCGACCAGCTTGAGGCGGTGAAGACCTTCCTGCTGGTCAACCTGCTGTTGCCGGTGAAACGCTTCCTGCTGGCGCTGCCCTGGGTCTGGGTGGTCGGGCTGGTTGTGCTGGCGGGGTGGCAGCTGGGGCGGGCAAGGCTGGCGCTACTGTGCCTGTGCCTGTCGCTGTTCATCGTGACCACCGGGCTCTGGGAACAGGCGATGACCACGCTCTACCTTTGCGGCGTCTCGGTGGTGATCGCCACGCTGATCGGGCTTCCGCTGGGCGTGCTGGCGGCAAGCAATGCCACGGCGGGGCGGGTGATCGGCGGCTTCATCGACACGCTGCAAACCCTGCCGAGCTTCGTCTACCTGATCCCGGTCGTGATGCTGTTCCGGGTCGGCGACTTTTCCGCGATGATCGCTGTGGTGCTCTACGCGCTGGCCCCGGCGGTGCGCTATGTCGCCCACGGGTTGCGCAGCCTGCCGCCCGAACTGGCCGAGGCCGGGGTGGTCTGCGGCTGCACCCGCTGGCAGGTGCTGACCCGCATCCGCCTGCCGATGGCGCTGCCCGACATCCTGCTGGGCCTGAACCAGACCATCCTGCTGGCGTTGTCGATGCTGGTGATCACCGCGCTGGTCGGCACCCGCGACCTGGGGCAGGAGGTCTACATCGCCCTGACCCGCGCCGACACAGGGGCGGGCTTTGTCGCCGGGGTCTCGGTCGCGGCCATTGCCATCATTGCCGACCGGCTGATCGCCGCCGGGGCGGCGCGCGCGAAGGCCCGGCTGGGGCTGGAGGGGGCCACATGA
- a CDS encoding FAD-dependent oxidoreductase, which yields MADLPTTARAVIIGGGIIGCSTAYHMGKLGWTDTVLLERKKLTSGTTFHAAGLVGQLRTSANITQLLGYSVELYNRLAQETGIETGWKMNGGLRLACNAERWTEVKRQATTAHSFGLEMHLLSPREAQGLWPLMTIDDLVGAAFLPTDGQANPSDITQSLAKGARMAGVKIFEDTPVIRIIVENGRIRGVETPSGTIECEKVICCAGQWTRVLAGSVGVNVPLVSVEHQYMITERIPGVTPNLPTLRDPDRLTYWKEDVGGLVMGGYEPNPVAWATGGIPEGFHHELLTSNFDHFEQFMDLAIGRVPALETAGIRQLINGPESFTPDGNFILGEAPELRNFFVGAGFNAFGIASGGGAGMALAEWAATGAAPFDLWPVDIRRFGRVHQSTDWVRTRTLEAYGKHYTIAWPSEEHSSVRPTRRSPLYAHLAAQGACFGEKLGWERPNWFADTARGEVARDRYSYQRPGWWDAVRREHQAAREAAVLIDQTSFAKFCLKGPDAAAALNRIAQVRQLRGGFW from the coding sequence ATGGCTGACCTTCCCACCACCGCACGAGCCGTCATCATCGGCGGCGGCATCATCGGCTGTTCGACCGCCTATCACATGGGCAAGCTCGGCTGGACCGACACCGTCCTGCTGGAGCGGAAAAAGCTGACCAGCGGCACCACCTTCCATGCGGCGGGGCTGGTGGGGCAGTTAAGAACCTCTGCCAACATCACGCAATTGCTGGGCTATTCCGTTGAGCTCTACAACCGGCTGGCGCAGGAAACCGGCATCGAGACGGGGTGGAAGATGAACGGCGGCCTGCGCCTTGCCTGCAACGCCGAACGCTGGACGGAAGTGAAGCGCCAGGCCACCACCGCCCATTCCTTCGGGCTGGAGATGCACCTGCTGTCACCCCGCGAGGCCCAAGGTCTGTGGCCGCTGATGACCATCGACGATCTGGTGGGGGCGGCGTTCCTGCCCACCGATGGGCAGGCCAACCCGTCCGACATCACCCAGTCGCTGGCCAAGGGCGCGCGGATGGCGGGGGTGAAGATCTTCGAGGATACGCCGGTGATCCGGATCATCGTCGAGAACGGCCGGATTCGCGGCGTCGAGACGCCATCCGGCACCATCGAATGCGAAAAGGTGATCTGCTGCGCCGGACAATGGACGCGGGTGCTGGCGGGGTCGGTCGGGGTCAACGTGCCGCTGGTCTCGGTCGAGCATCAGTACATGATCACCGAGCGGATTCCGGGTGTGACCCCCAACCTCCCCACCCTGCGCGACCCGGACCGGCTGACCTACTGGAAAGAGGATGTCGGCGGGCTGGTGATGGGCGGGTATGAACCCAACCCGGTGGCCTGGGCGACCGGCGGCATCCCCGAAGGCTTCCACCATGAACTGCTGACCTCGAACTTCGACCATTTCGAGCAGTTCATGGATCTGGCGATCGGCCGGGTGCCCGCGCTGGAAACCGCCGGGATCAGGCAGTTGATCAACGGGCCGGAAAGCTTCACCCCCGACGGCAATTTCATCCTGGGCGAGGCGCCGGAGCTGCGCAACTTCTTCGTCGGCGCCGGGTTCAACGCCTTCGGCATCGCGTCGGGCGGCGGGGCGGGCATGGCGCTGGCGGAATGGGCGGCGACGGGGGCGGCACCGTTCGACCTCTGGCCGGTCGATATCCGCCGGTTCGGCCGGGTCCACCAGTCAACCGACTGGGTCCGCACCCGCACGCTGGAGGCTTACGGCAAGCATTACACGATCGCCTGGCCGTCCGAAGAACACAGCTCCGTCCGCCCCACCCGCCGATCACCGCTTTACGCGCATCTGGCAGCACAGGGGGCCTGCTTTGGCGAGAAGCTGGGCTGGGAACGCCCGAACTGGTTCGCCGATACCGCCCGCGGCGAGGTGGCGCGCGACCGCTACAGCTATCAGCGCCCCGGCTGGTGGGACGCGGTGCGGCGCGAACATCAGGCGGCGCGCGAGGCGGCGGTGCTGATCGACCAGACTTCGTTCGCCAAGTTCTGCCTGAAGGGCCCCGATGCCGCCGCCGCCCTGAACCGGATCGCCCAAGTTCGACAGCTGCGGGGCGGTTTTTGGTAG
- a CDS encoding phosphotransferase, with protein sequence MTPMQRLLSLPVWQGEVRAEPLGGGITNLNYLVQDDARRAVVRIGDDIPVHQIMRFNELAASRAAHAAGVSPAVLHHEPGALVIDFVEGRTLTAADLCQDAMLDQALALIVRAHREIPRHLRGPALMFWVFHVIRDYAATLRDGASPHLALLPDMLAEADRLEAAVGPIDLVFGHNDLLPANFLHDGARLWLIDWDYAGFNSPLFDLGGLAANNGLSPAQEVRMLETYFDRPCDAGLMHRYRAMKAASALRETCWSMVSELHSDLDFDFSTYTQTNLATFRAALDGFEQG encoded by the coding sequence ATGACACCGATGCAACGCCTGCTGTCGCTGCCGGTCTGGCAGGGCGAGGTGCGGGCCGAACCCTTGGGCGGCGGCATCACCAACCTGAACTATCTGGTGCAGGACGACGCGCGCCGCGCCGTGGTGCGGATCGGGGATGACATTCCGGTGCACCAGATCATGCGCTTCAACGAACTGGCCGCCAGCCGGGCGGCCCATGCTGCCGGGGTCTCGCCCGCCGTGCTGCATCACGAACCCGGCGCGCTGGTGATCGACTTCGTCGAGGGCCGCACCCTGACCGCCGCAGACCTTTGTCAGGATGCGATGCTTGATCAGGCGCTGGCGCTGATTGTCCGGGCACACCGCGAGATTCCGCGCCACCTGCGCGGCCCGGCGCTGATGTTCTGGGTGTTCCACGTCATCCGCGACTATGCCGCCACGCTGCGCGACGGGGCCAGCCCGCATCTGGCCCTGCTGCCCGACATGCTGGCAGAGGCCGACCGGCTGGAGGCGGCGGTGGGGCCGATCGACCTTGTGTTCGGCCACAACGACCTTTTGCCCGCCAACTTCCTGCACGACGGCGCGCGGCTCTGGCTGATCGACTGGGATTATGCCGGCTTCAACTCGCCGCTGTTCGATCTGGGCGGGCTCGCGGCCAACAACGGGCTGTCCCCGGCGCAGGAGGTGCGGATGCTGGAGACCTATTTCGACCGGCCCTGCGACGCGGGCCTGATGCACCGTTACCGCGCGATGAAGGCCGCAAGCGCGCTGCGCGAAACCTGCTGGTCGATGGTTTCGGAACTGCATTCCGACCTCGATTTCGATTTTTCCACCTACACCCAGACCAACCTCGCCACCTTCCGCGCGGCGCTGGACGGGTTTGAACAAGGCTGA
- a CDS encoding betaine/proline/choline family ABC transporter ATP-binding protein (Members of the family are the ATP-binding subunit of ABC transporters for substrates such as betaine, L-proline or other amino acids, choline, carnitine, etc. The substrate specificity is best determined from the substrate-binding subunit, rather than this subunit, as it interacts with the permease subunit and not with substrate directly.) translates to MPDRPVKLACRHVWKLYGPHPDRLIAGGSVPSLDAIRASGHVGAVRDASLDVRAGEIFVIMGLSGSGKSTLVRCLSRLVEPTAGEILFNGQDLLKASAREMIEIRRHRMGMVFQHFALLPHLTVLQNVAFPLEVQGVPRAVREARAREVTALVGLQGREDYFPRQLSGGQQQRVGIARSLAVEPELWFLDEPFSALDPLIRREMQDEFLRIQTALQKTIVFITHDFDEAIRLADRIAIMKDGALVQIATPEELVLNPADDYVAAFTAHVARAKVVTLGRIMTPGAAPEVAGALPATARVEAVADRIEAAGLPHAVLDEAGQVIGHVGARAVIDVLLGRVR, encoded by the coding sequence ATGCCTGACCGCCCCGTCAAGCTAGCCTGTCGGCATGTCTGGAAGCTTTACGGCCCCCACCCCGACCGGCTGATTGCCGGCGGGTCGGTGCCTTCGCTGGACGCGATCCGGGCCTCGGGCCATGTCGGCGCGGTTCGCGATGCCAGCCTTGACGTGCGCGCGGGCGAGATATTCGTGATCATGGGACTGTCGGGGTCGGGCAAGTCGACGCTGGTGCGCTGCCTGTCGCGGCTGGTCGAACCCACGGCGGGCGAGATCCTGTTCAACGGGCAGGACCTGCTGAAGGCAAGTGCGCGCGAGATGATCGAGATCCGCCGTCACCGCATGGGCATGGTGTTCCAGCATTTTGCGCTGCTGCCGCATCTGACGGTGCTGCAGAACGTGGCCTTTCCGCTCGAGGTGCAGGGGGTGCCCCGCGCCGTGCGCGAGGCCCGCGCCCGCGAGGTCACGGCGCTGGTCGGATTGCAGGGCCGCGAGGACTATTTCCCCCGCCAGCTTTCGGGCGGCCAGCAGCAGCGCGTCGGCATTGCCCGCAGCCTGGCGGTGGAGCCGGAACTGTGGTTTCTCGATGAACCCTTCTCGGCGCTGGACCCGCTGATCCGGCGCGAGATGCAGGATGAATTCCTGCGCATCCAGACCGCGTTGCAGAAGACCATCGTCTTCATCACGCATGATTTCGACGAGGCGATCCGGCTGGCGGACCGCATTGCCATCATGAAAGACGGCGCATTGGTGCAGATCGCCACGCCCGAGGAGCTGGTGCTGAATCCGGCCGACGACTATGTGGCCGCCTTCACCGCCCATGTCGCCCGCGCCAAGGTGGTGACGCTGGGGCGGATCATGACGCCGGGGGCGGCGCCCGAGGTGGCAGGCGCCTTGCCCGCGACGGCCCGCGTCGAAGCGGTCGCAGACCGGATCGAGGCCGCGGGCCTGCCCCATGCCGTGCTTGACGAGGCAGGTCAAGTGATCGGCCATGTCGGCGCGCGGGCGGTGATCGACGTGCTGCTGGGGCGGGTGCGATGA
- a CDS encoding aminomethyltransferase family protein, whose protein sequence is MAAGNVDRAVGSLTYTQMLNDKGGIEADLTVARVAEDEFYIVTGTGFATHDFDWIARNLAQDARASLTDVTSASAVLSLMGPEARDILARVCPDDLGNAGFPFGTARHISVARCPVLALRVTYVGELGWELHMPADVAVTVYEALMAAGRDLGLVNAGYRALETLRLEKGYRAWGSDIGPDHTPVEAGLAWACKMKSGIPFMGREAVAAQLAGGVKKRLAGFTVDDPAVILLGRETVTRNGERVGWLSTGGFGHTIGKPIGYGYVRHPGGVTEDFLTSGSYELEVASERVPARLHLAPLYDPGNARVRG, encoded by the coding sequence ATCGCGGCCGGCAATGTCGATCGTGCGGTGGGCAGCCTGACCTATACCCAGATGCTGAACGACAAGGGCGGGATCGAGGCCGACCTGACGGTGGCCCGCGTGGCCGAGGACGAGTTCTACATCGTCACCGGCACCGGCTTTGCCACCCATGATTTCGACTGGATCGCCCGCAACCTGGCCCAGGACGCCCGCGCCAGCCTGACCGATGTCACGTCCGCGTCGGCCGTGCTGTCGCTGATGGGGCCCGAGGCGCGCGACATCCTGGCCCGCGTCTGCCCCGACGATCTCGGCAACGCGGGCTTCCCCTTCGGCACCGCCCGCCACATCAGCGTCGCCCGTTGCCCGGTGCTGGCGCTGCGGGTGACTTACGTCGGGGAACTGGGGTGGGAACTGCACATGCCCGCCGATGTGGCGGTGACGGTCTATGAGGCGTTGATGGCCGCGGGCCGTGACCTGGGGCTGGTGAATGCGGGCTACCGCGCGCTGGAAACGCTGCGGCTGGAAAAGGGCTACCGCGCCTGGGGCTCGGACATCGGGCCGGACCACACGCCGGTCGAGGCGGGGCTGGCCTGGGCCTGCAAGATGAAATCCGGCATCCCCTTCATGGGGCGCGAGGCGGTGGCGGCCCAGCTGGCGGGCGGGGTGAAGAAGCGGCTGGCGGGGTTTACCGTCGATGACCCCGCGGTGATCCTGCTCGGCCGCGAAACCGTCACCCGCAACGGCGAGCGGGTCGGCTGGCTGTCGACGGGCGGGTTCGGCCACACGATCGGCAAGCCGATCGGCTATGGCTACGTCCGCCATCCCGGCGGGGTGACCGAGGATTTCCTGACCTCGGGGAGCTATGAGCTGGAAGTGGCGTCGGAACGGGTTCCGGCGCGGCTGCATCTGGCGCCGCTTTACGATCCGGGCAATGCGCGGGTCAGGGGGTGA
- the galU gene encoding UTP--glucose-1-phosphate uridylyltransferase GalU — MKRKVTKAIFPVAGLGTRFLPATKSIPKEIMTLVDRPLIQYAIDEARAAGIKEFIFVTSRGKGALEDYFDHAPELEASLRRSGKTQLLDVLRDTNMESGAIAYIRQHQALGLGHAVWCARRLIANEPYAVILTDDVIASDKPCLQQMVEAYKDTGGCMVAAMEVPMNRVSSYGVLDVSEDRGSIMVARGMVEKPKAEDAPSNLAVIGRYILTPRVMQNLNRMKAGAGGEIQLTDAIAAEIADGQPVYGFRFRGQRYDCGSKAGFLQATVAFGLARPELHAEFAQFLEGLTAQQKAAE; from the coding sequence ATGAAACGCAAGGTCACCAAAGCCATTTTCCCCGTCGCGGGTCTTGGAACCCGCTTCCTGCCGGCCACAAAGTCGATTCCCAAGGAAATCATGACGCTCGTCGATCGGCCGCTGATCCAGTATGCGATCGACGAGGCGCGCGCCGCCGGGATCAAGGAATTCATCTTCGTCACCTCGCGCGGCAAGGGGGCGCTGGAAGACTACTTCGACCACGCGCCGGAACTGGAAGCCTCGCTGCGCCGAAGCGGCAAGACCCAGTTGCTGGACGTGCTGCGCGACACCAACATGGAAAGCGGCGCCATCGCCTACATCCGCCAGCATCAGGCGCTGGGCCTTGGCCATGCCGTGTGGTGCGCCCGCCGCCTGATCGCAAACGAACCCTATGCCGTGATCCTGACCGATGATGTCATCGCGTCCGACAAGCCCTGCCTGCAGCAGATGGTCGAAGCCTACAAGGATACCGGCGGCTGCATGGTCGCGGCGATGGAAGTGCCGATGAACCGGGTGTCGTCCTACGGCGTGCTCGACGTGTCCGAGGACCGCGGCAGCATCATGGTGGCGCGCGGCATGGTCGAAAAACCGAAAGCCGAGGACGCGCCCTCCAACCTCGCGGTGATCGGGCGCTACATCCTGACGCCGCGGGTGATGCAGAACCTCAACCGGATGAAGGCGGGCGCGGGCGGCGAGATCCAGCTGACCGACGCCATCGCGGCCGAGATTGCCGACGGGCAGCCGGTTTACGGCTTCCGCTTCCGCGGCCAGCGCTACGACTGCGGCTCGAAGGCCGGATTCCTGCAGGCGACGGTGGCCTTCGGGCTGGCGCGGCCGGAACTGCACGCCGAGTTCGCGCAGTTCCTCGAAGGACTGACAGCCCAGCAGAAGGCGGCGGAATGA
- a CDS encoding cation diffusion facilitator family transporter, whose translation MSRTMKLAVGSLIIGFIVLGLKALAWWMTGSIALLSDAMESTVNVATAVAALIAIRIAALPADANHPYGHHKAELFSAIFEGVMITIAALLIFHEAYKGIMEPKVLVAPLEGLLVNGLASVVNGVWCWMLITQGRRFRSPALVADGKHLLSDVVSSVGVTLGVLLAIVTGWALLDPIMAALVAVNILWSGWKVMKESLSTLLDESVPEETLKKVREVIAREALGAVEAHDLRTRHAGRATFIEFHLVMPGAATVVEAHDLCDRVEAALKLLIADCVVTIHVEPEHKAKHEGIVVL comes from the coding sequence ATGTCGAGGACCATGAAGCTTGCCGTCGGCAGCCTGATCATCGGTTTCATCGTGCTGGGGCTGAAGGCGCTGGCGTGGTGGATGACCGGCTCGATCGCGCTGCTGTCGGATGCGATGGAAAGCACGGTCAACGTCGCCACCGCCGTGGCCGCGCTGATCGCGATCCGCATCGCGGCGCTGCCTGCCGATGCCAACCACCCCTACGGCCACCACAAGGCGGAACTGTTCAGCGCGATCTTCGAGGGCGTGATGATCACCATCGCGGCGCTGCTGATCTTTCACGAAGCCTACAAGGGCATCATGGAACCCAAGGTGCTGGTTGCGCCGCTGGAGGGGCTGCTGGTCAACGGGCTGGCCAGCGTGGTCAACGGCGTCTGGTGCTGGATGCTGATCACGCAAGGCAGGCGGTTCCGGTCGCCCGCGCTGGTGGCGGATGGCAAGCATCTGCTGTCGGATGTGGTGTCGTCGGTCGGGGTGACCCTTGGCGTGCTGCTGGCGATCGTCACCGGCTGGGCGCTGCTCGACCCGATCATGGCGGCGCTGGTGGCGGTGAACATCCTTTGGTCGGGCTGGAAGGTGATGAAAGAGTCGCTAAGCACGCTGCTTGACGAATCCGTGCCGGAAGAAACGCTGAAGAAGGTACGCGAGGTGATTGCCCGGGAAGCGCTCGGCGCTGTCGAGGCGCATGACCTGAGAACCCGCCATGCCGGGCGCGCGACCTTCATCGAGTTTCATCTGGTGATGCCGGGGGCCGCCACGGTGGTCGAGGCGCATGACCTCTGCGACCGGGTCGAGGCGGCGCTGAAGCTGCTGATCGCGGATTGCGTCGTGACGATCCATGTCGAGCCGGAACACAAGGCCAAGCACGAGGGCATCGTGGTGCTGTAG
- the galE gene encoding UDP-glucose 4-epimerase GalE — protein sequence MTPAPAVLVTGGAGYIGSHACKVLKAAGFLPVTYDSLITGWRDAVKFGPLEQGELDDRARLDAVFDRWQPVAVMHFAALSQVGEAMKEPGRYWRHNVLGSLRLIEAAVAAGCLDFVFSSTCATYGDQDGVVLDEDTAQTPINAYGGSKRAVENILADFAASDGLRPVIFRYFNVAGADPEGEVGEHHRPETHLIPLMLDAIDGKRPALTVFGSDYPTRDGTCIRDYVHVMDLAEAHVLGLKWLQAGKGPRVFCLGTGTGFSVREVIEASRSVTNRPVPVVEGGRRAGDAVALVSGSARAVAELGWKPHRSTMAMMIADAWRWHQNGSYSA from the coding sequence ATGACACCGGCTCCAGCGGTTCTGGTCACCGGCGGCGCAGGCTACATCGGGTCGCACGCGTGCAAGGTGCTCAAGGCGGCGGGCTTCCTGCCGGTCACCTATGACAGCCTGATCACCGGCTGGCGCGATGCGGTGAAGTTCGGCCCGCTGGAACAGGGCGAACTTGACGACCGCGCCCGGCTGGACGCGGTTTTTGACCGCTGGCAGCCGGTGGCGGTGATGCACTTCGCCGCCCTCAGCCAGGTCGGAGAGGCGATGAAGGAACCGGGGCGCTACTGGCGGCACAACGTGCTGGGCAGCCTGAGGCTGATCGAGGCGGCGGTGGCGGCCGGGTGCCTTGATTTCGTGTTCTCCTCGACCTGCGCCACCTACGGCGATCAGGACGGCGTGGTGCTGGATGAAGACACGGCCCAGACCCCGATCAACGCCTATGGCGGATCGAAGCGCGCGGTGGAGAACATCCTGGCCGATTTCGCCGCGTCCGACGGCCTGCGCCCGGTGATCTTCCGCTATTTCAACGTGGCGGGTGCCGACCCCGAGGGCGAGGTGGGCGAGCATCACCGACCCGAAACCCACCTGATTCCGCTGATGCTGGATGCGATCGACGGCAAGCGCCCGGCGCTGACGGTGTTCGGCAGCGACTACCCGACCCGCGACGGCACCTGCATCCGCGACTACGTGCATGTGATGGATCTGGCCGAGGCGCATGTGCTGGGGCTGAAGTGGCTGCAGGCGGGCAAGGGACCGCGGGTGTTCTGCCTTGGCACCGGCACCGGCTTTTCGGTGCGCGAGGTGATCGAGGCGTCGCGCAGCGTGACCAACCGCCCGGTTCCGGTGGTCGAGGGCGGGCGGCGGGCAGGCGATGCGGTGGCGCTGGTGTCGGGCAGCGCGCGCGCGGTGGCCGAACTTGGCTGGAAACCGCACCGCTCCACCATGGCCATGATGATCGCCGACGCCTGGCGCTGGCATCAGAACGGGTCGTACTCGGCCTGA
- a CDS encoding ABC transporter substrate-binding protein, producing the protein MIQMKPTLTVAAGVLALGAGMALAEVESNDPIKLTLHDWTGQLLTTNIMAAVLEEAGYTVELVQADYLAQFAGLKTGDLDVAMEIWETTGREAMDEAVATGNVVNLGPTGMMAIEEWWYPLYMKEKCPGLPDWQALNACAEAFATPETAPKGRYLGGPVTWGGFDEERVAGLGLNFEVIHAGTDAAMFAELESAYQRQDPILLWVYAPHWAPQKYEGGWVQFPAYAPECYTDPAWGGNPAATHDCGKPTGPIWKVAWSGVAQKWPGAARAIEAFTVDNDAMGAMIAKVDLDGVAMDDVVDEWMTANEATWKAWIGK; encoded by the coding sequence ATGATTCAGATGAAACCCACGCTGACGGTTGCCGCAGGCGTGCTTGCCCTTGGGGCCGGCATGGCGCTGGCCGAGGTGGAAAGCAACGACCCGATCAAGCTGACGCTGCACGACTGGACCGGCCAGCTCCTGACCACCAACATCATGGCCGCCGTGCTGGAAGAGGCGGGCTATACGGTCGAGCTAGTGCAGGCCGACTATCTGGCGCAGTTCGCCGGGCTGAAGACCGGCGATCTGGATGTGGCGATGGAAATCTGGGAAACCACCGGCCGCGAGGCGATGGACGAGGCGGTGGCGACCGGCAACGTCGTCAACCTCGGCCCCACCGGCATGATGGCGATCGAGGAGTGGTGGTATCCGCTCTACATGAAGGAAAAATGCCCCGGCCTGCCCGACTGGCAGGCGCTGAACGCCTGCGCCGAAGCCTTCGCCACGCCCGAGACCGCGCCGAAGGGCCGCTATCTGGGCGGGCCGGTCACCTGGGGCGGGTTTGACGAGGAACGGGTGGCGGGGCTGGGTCTGAATTTCGAGGTGATCCACGCGGGCACCGACGCCGCGATGTTTGCCGAGCTTGAATCGGCCTATCAGCGGCAAGACCCGATCCTGCTCTGGGTCTATGCGCCTCACTGGGCGCCGCAGAAATACGAGGGCGGGTGGGTCCAGTTCCCCGCCTATGCCCCTGAATGCTACACCGATCCGGCCTGGGGCGGAAACCCGGCTGCGACGCATGACTGCGGCAAGCCGACCGGGCCGATCTGGAAAGTCGCCTGGTCGGGCGTGGCGCAGAAATGGCCGGGTGCTGCCAGGGCGATCGAGGCTTTCACAGTGGACAATGACGCCATGGGCGCGATGATCGCCAAGGTCGATCTGGACGGCGTGGCGATGGATGATGTCGTGGATGAGTGGATGACGGCGAACGAGGCCACATGGAAGGCCTGGATCGGCAAGTGA